In Haliotis asinina isolate JCU_RB_2024 chromosome 15, JCU_Hal_asi_v2, whole genome shotgun sequence, one DNA window encodes the following:
- the LOC137264888 gene encoding E3 ubiquitin-protein ligase TM129-like isoform X2, whose translation MFMTPENDTTIYVFFTLIFLFFCLLLVAPPTEFVSAGITIQNILSNFLGSEQMNFVYYHIRRTTATLLVHSLLPLAYYITLGLFSPELELFYPWLIGRKGQIFLAFSLILPTVTGLLCLFWYRDKWNNHPISRQLSYLVSDSSSSWRSVASSIDVEFRRFDKFTTGPYGRRLIVTDSWIMKTSTYFVNVAHQQDIHLTLAGSEEHEISYENTIPSQYLHISVGVVNPNISSFNVRLNATEFGDLKEKLQSPVRNARNIVIKQSLSDQFLDAFRQQVDRNPPFTPPPSMTVLNTAECGVKLN comes from the exons ATGTTTATGACACCAGAAAACGACACAACTATCTATGTTTTCTTCACACTTATTTTCCTTTTCTTCTGCCTGCTGTTGGTGGCTCCACCGACCGAGTTTGTATCAGCAGGGATCACCATCCAAAACATTTTATCGAATTTCCTGGGCAGTGAACAAATGAATTTTGTGTACTACCATATCAGAAGGACAACTGCCACACTTCTTGTACATTCCCTGCTTCCGCTTG cttACTACATCACCTTGGGTTTATTTTCTCCTGAACTGGAACTATTCTATCCTTGGTTGATTGGCCGGAAAGGTCAGATATTCCTAGCATTCTCCTTAATTCTCCCAACTGTGACAGGCCTCCTGTGTTTATTTTGGTATCGAGACAAGTGGAACAACCACCCAATATCCAGGCAGCTTTCATACCTCGTCAGTGACTCGTCTTCAAGTTGGAGATCAGTTGCATCATCAATAGACGTTGAGTTTCGGAGGTTTGACAAATTCACAACTGGACCATACGGGAGGAGACTTATTGTGACAGATtcatggatcatgaaaacttCCACATACTTTGTGAACGTAGCTCACCAACAAGACATTCACCTCACATTGGCTGGGTCGGAGGAGCATGAGATATCCTATGAGAATACCATTCCATCACAGTATTTGCACATATCTGTGGGAGTTGTCAACCCAAATATTAGTTCATTTAATGTCAg ACTGAATGCTACTGAATTTGGAGACTTGAAAGAGAAGCTGCAATCACCAGTGCGAAATGCACGCAACATCGTCATCAAGCAGTCATTGAGTGACCAGTTCCTGGATGCCTTCCGACAACAGGTGGACAGAAATCCCCCATTTACTCCACCCCCTTCAATG actgtcttgaatactgctgagtgtggcgtaaagctaaattAA
- the LOC137264888 gene encoding E3 ubiquitin-protein ligase TM129-like isoform X1 — protein sequence MFMTPENDTTIYVFFTLIFLFFCLLLVAPPTEFVSAGITIQNILSNFLGSEQMNFVYYHIRRTTATLLVHSLLPLAYYITLGLFSPELELFYPWLIGRKGQIFLAFSLILPTVTGLLCLFWYRDKWNNHPISRQLSYLVSDSSSSWRSVASSIDVEFRRFDKFTTGPYGRRLIVTDSWIMKTSTYFVNVAHQQDIHLTLAGSEEHEISYENTIPSQYLHISVGVVNPNISSFNVRLNATEFGDLKEKLQSPVRNARNIVIKQSLSDQFLDAFRQQVDRNPPFTPPPSMEVEACIGCMQMQANVKLQKLCDNPAEGRCVQCFCRPMWCLECMGKWFASRQNQNEPETWMSSLSPCPTCRSKFCVLDVCKIVS from the exons ATGTTTATGACACCAGAAAACGACACAACTATCTATGTTTTCTTCACACTTATTTTCCTTTTCTTCTGCCTGCTGTTGGTGGCTCCACCGACCGAGTTTGTATCAGCAGGGATCACCATCCAAAACATTTTATCGAATTTCCTGGGCAGTGAACAAATGAATTTTGTGTACTACCATATCAGAAGGACAACTGCCACACTTCTTGTACATTCCCTGCTTCCGCTTG cttACTACATCACCTTGGGTTTATTTTCTCCTGAACTGGAACTATTCTATCCTTGGTTGATTGGCCGGAAAGGTCAGATATTCCTAGCATTCTCCTTAATTCTCCCAACTGTGACAGGCCTCCTGTGTTTATTTTGGTATCGAGACAAGTGGAACAACCACCCAATATCCAGGCAGCTTTCATACCTCGTCAGTGACTCGTCTTCAAGTTGGAGATCAGTTGCATCATCAATAGACGTTGAGTTTCGGAGGTTTGACAAATTCACAACTGGACCATACGGGAGGAGACTTATTGTGACAGATtcatggatcatgaaaacttCCACATACTTTGTGAACGTAGCTCACCAACAAGACATTCACCTCACATTGGCTGGGTCGGAGGAGCATGAGATATCCTATGAGAATACCATTCCATCACAGTATTTGCACATATCTGTGGGAGTTGTCAACCCAAATATTAGTTCATTTAATGTCAg ACTGAATGCTACTGAATTTGGAGACTTGAAAGAGAAGCTGCAATCACCAGTGCGAAATGCACGCAACATCGTCATCAAGCAGTCATTGAGTGACCAGTTCCTGGATGCCTTCCGACAACAGGTGGACAGAAATCCCCCATTTACTCCACCCCCTTCAATG GAAGTGGAGGCGTGTATTGGCTGTATGCAGATGCAGGCCAACGTGAAGCTGCAGAAGCTATGTGACAACCCAGCAGAAGGAAGATGTGTCCAGTGCTTCTGTCGACCCATGTGGTGCCTTGAGTGTATGGGAAAGTGGTTCGCCAGTCGCCAGAACCAAAATGAGCCAGAAACATGGATGAGCAGTTTGTCACCGTGTCCAACATGCCGTTCAAAGTTTTGTGTATTAGACGTCTGCAAGATTGTTAGCTGA